A genomic stretch from Colwellia sp. Arc7-635 includes:
- a CDS encoding BCCT family transporter has product MTFWLSAGILFTFAAIALILFRWGNVRCVGVTPVRTFTFIAILFTSGLDVGLIMFPLTEFGGYADLGASPEYAFTNPLALEFGFWAFLIWGFYFLTCFYFCVIEPRVKFFEIPLIKLINNVVIIGTCAFTAYLLLTNLPWYLPSLGDGESIISSFYLIVFLVIAAAVYSSTSIRYVRILSLTTTWLFIALIALMWSGAFLSETSSISEFAHTVSLLGNYFGNIHEFVLPLNDYHEFYLYWWFAWSIMIGQFTSRFVGGLKTYQVLGAMLVFPSIPIAIWFTVLYYYSANGLETAGFYNIAMAFVGITFVINSLDSLIRLYTDNLNVGVERIGRVKYFVGNLVALSLLTLLFKLDFLQIQWVGAIVIGLFFTCFGYIIFTKLNVVREIECSPKENKIDFKKIELMN; this is encoded by the coding sequence ATGACCTTTTGGTTATCTGCGGGTATTTTATTTACCTTCGCCGCTATAGCGCTAATACTATTTCGATGGGGTAATGTACGTTGTGTTGGTGTTACACCCGTTCGCACTTTCACCTTCATTGCGATCTTATTTACCTCTGGCCTTGATGTTGGCCTTATCATGTTTCCGCTCACTGAGTTTGGCGGTTATGCCGACTTAGGTGCGAGTCCTGAATACGCTTTTACTAACCCGCTAGCGCTTGAATTTGGCTTTTGGGCATTCCTTATTTGGGGCTTCTATTTTTTAACCTGTTTTTACTTTTGTGTTATAGAACCACGCGTTAAGTTTTTTGAAATACCGCTAATTAAATTGATCAACAATGTGGTTATCATCGGCACCTGTGCATTTACTGCTTATTTATTACTGACAAATTTACCTTGGTATTTACCTTCGCTAGGCGATGGTGAGTCGATTATCAGTAGTTTCTACCTTATTGTATTTTTAGTGATTGCCGCCGCGGTTTATTCAAGTACTAGTATTCGTTATGTACGTATACTCAGCTTAACAACGACCTGGTTGTTTATTGCCCTAATTGCCTTAATGTGGTCTGGAGCGTTCTTATCAGAAACCTCTAGTATCTCAGAGTTTGCGCATACGGTGTCTTTACTTGGCAACTACTTTGGCAACATTCATGAGTTTGTTTTACCGCTTAATGATTACCATGAGTTCTACCTTTACTGGTGGTTTGCATGGAGTATCATGATCGGTCAATTCACTTCTCGCTTTGTTGGTGGTTTGAAAACCTATCAAGTATTAGGGGCTATGTTGGTATTTCCATCTATTCCAATTGCGATATGGTTCACTGTTTTGTATTACTACAGTGCAAATGGCTTAGAGACCGCTGGTTTTTACAATATAGCCATGGCATTTGTCGGTATCACCTTTGTGATTAACTCTCTCGATTCATTAATCCGTTTATATACAGATAATTTAAATGTTGGCGTAGAAAGAATAGGCAGAGTGAAGTATTTCGTTGGTAACTTAGTTGCTTTAAGCTTACTTACCTTACTGTTTAAATTAGACTTTTTACAAATTCAATGGGTTGGCGCAATCGTTATCGGACTGTTTTTCACGTGTTTTGGTTATATTATCTTTACCAAGCTGAATGTCGTTCGAGAAATAGAGTGTTCTCCGAAAGAAAATAAAATAGATTTCAAAAAAATTGAATTAATGAACTAA
- a CDS encoding aminotransferase class III-fold pyridoxal phosphate-dependent enzyme: MTKPQKPNSNAMLKRAHNNMPLGVADSYRYWGEENTVFLSSMKGCTITDCDEQTFIDFRLAYGPIILGYRDERVDNAVIDAITNVGTISGFSTGLDSDVVELVKSLCPNIDKMRFANSGTEAVIGAVRTARGFTQRNKIVVVEGGFHGLHDEVMWKSDVDNWDGDTENSPAIIPFGAGIPQSTREHQVSVPLNDFAAIDAVFAEHGNDIAAILIEPIMGNCGSIASTQAYMEKLRQVCDANGSLLIMDEVKTGFRVAKGGAQELYGIYADLTTYAKAIGNGYPVAAFGGKAKVMDAISFAANGVTHGGTYTANMVALSAAKATLTVLSETDALATIAEVGQKIQAILSRVFTKFGIEHCFAGPDAMFGVHFGSEVPQNYRDWKQTNSDLYTQFALNLIDNGLMLEPDSREPWFICEAHQTLDFAWLEQVAEKSMAAAIHA, from the coding sequence ATGACTAAACCACAAAAACCGAACAGTAACGCAATGCTCAAAAGAGCTCACAACAATATGCCGCTAGGCGTAGCTGACAGCTACCGATATTGGGGTGAAGAAAACACAGTATTTTTAAGCAGCATGAAAGGTTGTACGATTACTGACTGTGACGAGCAAACGTTTATCGACTTCCGTTTAGCCTACGGGCCTATAATCTTAGGTTATCGTGATGAGCGTGTTGATAATGCCGTGATAGATGCCATTACTAATGTTGGTACAATCTCGGGTTTTTCTACTGGTCTTGATTCTGATGTAGTTGAACTAGTGAAGTCGCTTTGTCCTAATATCGACAAAATGCGTTTTGCTAACTCGGGTACAGAAGCTGTTATTGGCGCCGTTCGTACCGCTCGTGGCTTTACTCAACGAAATAAAATAGTGGTTGTTGAAGGCGGTTTTCATGGTTTACATGATGAAGTGATGTGGAAGTCTGATGTTGACAATTGGGATGGCGACACTGAAAACTCACCGGCTATTATCCCGTTTGGCGCAGGTATTCCACAAAGCACTCGTGAACACCAAGTTAGTGTGCCATTAAATGACTTTGCCGCTATCGACGCGGTATTTGCAGAACATGGTAATGATATTGCGGCTATATTAATTGAACCAATTATGGGTAACTGTGGTTCAATCGCTTCAACACAAGCCTATATGGAAAAACTACGTCAGGTTTGTGATGCTAACGGATCATTGCTAATTATGGACGAAGTTAAAACAGGCTTTCGTGTTGCTAAAGGTGGCGCACAAGAGTTATACGGTATTTATGCCGACTTAACCACTTATGCCAAGGCTATTGGTAACGGTTATCCTGTAGCCGCTTTTGGTGGTAAAGCTAAAGTAATGGACGCTATCTCTTTTGCTGCAAACGGTGTTACTCATGGCGGTACTTATACGGCGAACATGGTGGCGTTAAGTGCTGCAAAAGCGACATTAACAGTATTAAGTGAAACCGACGCATTAGCGACAATTGCTGAAGTAGGTCAAAAAATTCAAGCAATACTTTCTCGTGTCTTTACAAAGTTTGGCATTGAGCATTGCTTTGCTGGTCCAGATGCTATGTTTGGCGTGCATTTTGGTAGCGAAGTACCGCAAAACTATCGTGATTGGAAACAAACTAATAGCGACCTTTACACTCAATTTGCGCTTAACTTAATCGACAACGGATTAATGCTAGAACCTGATTCAAGAGAACCGTGGTTTATCTGTGAAGCACATCAAACACTTGATTTTGCATGGCTAGAACAAGTGGCTGAAAAATCAATGGCTGCAGCGATTCACGCTTAA
- a CDS encoding methyl-accepting chemotaxis protein, protein MFEFFTRASVQARLLVGFGAVIIMMIVITVVGINSVNTIDKSMSVITDMNSVKQRYAINFRGSVHDRAIAIRDVVLVRDNYELQKTLKDINNLASFYDESRIPLDKLVMTGSAFNEENILNAIKKVESKTMPLVKQVISEVVQGNKEQAELLLLTSVRPAFVEWLAAINKFIDYQEVENQKATTVVRETAADFQGVMLALTGIAFLISGFIVHKITSGLKKSLDGEPRDVACMLSKVAEGDLTQHIEAHHEDSVLFSLKKTQKQLSATVVNIVNVSNEINGQIDVVSTGSADVLALVQQQREYTALATVNLDDMRDKTYTVSELLVQTEQNSSQTLSSCTSGSQSVNATAAEIDKVLITVNIALEKLHKLEQRTKDISGIISVISGISDQTNLLALNAAIEAARAGESGRGFAVVADEVRTLAQNTGSATAEIEAMLTEITQETSDSVTAMESTVPKIEKGLALGVESSELLKAIESQANDSLLNVRQVVDASKEQIIAIDELYEGMKSVADMADSSTSSLEKNNDVAHSLEALAANLKAQVAYFKIS, encoded by the coding sequence ATGTTTGAATTCTTTACGCGCGCTTCGGTACAAGCTCGTTTGTTAGTTGGTTTTGGTGCCGTGATTATAATGATGATAGTCATCACTGTTGTTGGTATTAACAGTGTAAATACTATTGATAAATCAATGTCGGTGATCACCGATATGAACTCGGTGAAGCAACGCTATGCGATAAATTTTCGTGGTAGTGTCCATGACAGAGCCATTGCGATACGTGATGTTGTGTTAGTTCGTGATAATTATGAATTACAAAAAACGCTAAAAGATATTAATAATTTAGCTTCTTTTTACGACGAATCACGCATACCACTTGATAAATTAGTGATGACAGGCAGCGCTTTCAACGAAGAAAATATTCTTAATGCAATCAAAAAGGTAGAAAGTAAAACGATGCCTTTGGTTAAGCAAGTGATTAGCGAAGTTGTGCAAGGTAATAAAGAACAAGCTGAACTGTTGTTGCTAACATCGGTTAGACCGGCATTTGTTGAGTGGTTGGCTGCTATCAATAAATTCATAGATTATCAAGAAGTTGAAAACCAGAAAGCAACTACAGTTGTCAGAGAAACCGCTGCAGATTTCCAAGGTGTTATGTTGGCATTGACGGGAATTGCCTTTTTAATCAGTGGCTTTATTGTTCATAAGATCACTAGCGGCTTAAAAAAATCACTTGATGGTGAGCCTCGTGACGTCGCGTGTATGTTATCAAAGGTTGCTGAAGGAGATTTAACACAGCACATTGAAGCGCATCATGAAGATAGCGTTTTGTTTTCTTTAAAGAAAACACAGAAACAGCTCAGTGCCACTGTGGTAAATATTGTTAACGTATCTAATGAAATTAATGGCCAAATCGATGTTGTATCTACCGGCTCTGCTGACGTACTTGCGTTAGTGCAGCAGCAGCGTGAATACACGGCATTAGCGACAGTAAATCTAGATGATATGCGTGATAAAACTTATACGGTATCAGAGCTATTGGTACAAACTGAGCAAAACTCGTCTCAAACCCTCAGCTCTTGTACTTCAGGTAGTCAGTCTGTTAATGCGACGGCTGCAGAAATTGATAAAGTACTGATCACCGTTAATATTGCGTTAGAAAAATTGCACAAGCTTGAGCAACGAACAAAAGATATTAGCGGTATTATTTCGGTTATCAGCGGTATATCCGATCAAACTAACTTACTCGCATTAAATGCGGCTATTGAAGCTGCAAGAGCAGGGGAGTCAGGTCGAGGCTTCGCTGTTGTTGCTGATGAGGTCAGAACTTTAGCGCAAAATACCGGCTCAGCGACTGCAGAAATTGAGGCGATGCTAACAGAGATCACCCAAGAAACATCTGATTCTGTAACGGCAATGGAGTCTACAGTACCTAAAATTGAGAAAGGTTTAGCGTTAGGTGTTGAGTCATCAGAGTTATTAAAAGCAATCGAAAGCCAAGCTAACGACTCATTGCTTAATGTTCGCCAAGTTGTCGATGCATCGAAAGAGCAAATTATTGCCATTGACGAATTATACGAAGGCATGAAAAGTGTTGCTGATATGGCTGATTCTTCGACTAGCTCACTAGAGAAAAATAATGATGTTGCCCATAGTTTAGAAGCGCTTGCTGCGAATTTAAAAGCGCAGGTTGCCTATTTCAAAATTAGTTAA
- the betI gene encoding transcriptional regulator BetI: protein MPKVGMKPLRKEQLINATLESIAQYGLQKTTIITISKIAGLSSGIISHYFDGKQGLVDATVKHLLEQLKLALLEKIEQKDLSALERLHMIVEANFTPFQRSIPATKTWISFWAQSMHEPGLARLQHINSKRLYSNLLFSFRQLLNDELASSAAKQMAAMIDGFWLRSALSATPENEFKQAEQLCKKFINDLTQQNGDVTCP from the coding sequence ATGCCAAAAGTCGGAATGAAACCCCTTCGTAAAGAACAACTAATTAACGCTACATTAGAGTCTATCGCGCAATATGGTTTACAAAAAACAACCATCATTACGATCAGTAAAATAGCGGGATTGTCCTCTGGCATTATTAGCCATTATTTTGATGGTAAGCAAGGACTGGTGGATGCAACAGTTAAGCATCTTCTGGAGCAATTAAAGCTTGCGCTATTAGAAAAAATTGAACAGAAAGACTTGAGCGCTTTGGAACGACTTCATATGATTGTTGAAGCTAATTTCACCCCATTTCAACGCTCTATTCCCGCGACAAAAACGTGGATAAGTTTTTGGGCGCAATCTATGCACGAACCTGGTTTGGCTAGGCTTCAGCATATCAATAGTAAACGCTTGTATAGCAATCTGCTTTTTTCTTTTCGACAGCTGTTAAATGATGAGTTAGCGAGCAGTGCCGCTAAACAAATGGCTGCGATGATTGATGGTTTTTGGCTGCGTAGTGCATTAAGTGCAACGCCCGAAAATGAGTTCAAGCAAGCAGAGCAGTTATGCAAAAAATTTATCAATGATCTTACTCAGCAGAACGGAGATGTTACTTGTCCTTAA
- the betB gene encoding betaine-aldehyde dehydrogenase has translation MSLITYKNFIDGAYMANDNGETFDVINPATGDVIYHVEVADEKIKQQAIESSQRGFVTWSAMSAMQRSRILLKAVTLLRERNDELAKIEVLDTGKPWQEASAVDVVSGADSIEFFAGLAPGIEGNQQSVDGDFYYTRREALGVCAGIGAWNYPIQIACWKSAPALACGNAMIFKPSEETPLGALKLAEIFTEAGIPDGVFNVVQGAGDVGSWLTHHPDIAKVSFTGEVGTGKKVMAAAATSLKDVTMELGGKSPLIIFNDADVDNAVSAAMLGNFYTQGEVCTNGTRVFVEKAIYPIFIEKLVQRTRDNIIAGDPMNPDTNFGALISSKHFDLVMKYINIGIKEGATLLHGGKALQPSDAPNGYFVAPTIFADCTDDMTICQEEIFGPVMSVLTFDSEEEVITRANATEFGLAAGVFTQDITRAHRVIHQIDAGICWINSYGLSPAQMPVGGYKQSGIGRENGLATLNHYTQLKAVYVGLQPLDSPF, from the coding sequence TTGTCCTTAATAACTTATAAAAACTTTATCGATGGCGCTTATATGGCGAACGATAACGGTGAAACCTTTGATGTGATCAACCCTGCAACGGGTGATGTTATTTATCATGTTGAAGTGGCTGATGAAAAAATTAAACAGCAAGCGATAGAAAGTTCGCAACGTGGCTTTGTAACTTGGTCGGCAATGAGCGCTATGCAGCGTAGCCGCATTTTACTTAAAGCGGTTACTTTATTGCGTGAGCGTAACGACGAACTCGCAAAAATTGAAGTGCTTGATACCGGTAAGCCATGGCAAGAAGCTTCAGCAGTTGACGTTGTTTCAGGTGCTGACTCAATTGAATTTTTTGCTGGTTTAGCCCCTGGTATTGAAGGTAATCAGCAATCTGTAGATGGCGACTTTTATTACACTCGTCGCGAAGCATTAGGCGTATGTGCTGGTATTGGTGCATGGAATTACCCAATACAAATAGCCTGTTGGAAATCAGCCCCTGCACTAGCTTGTGGTAATGCCATGATCTTTAAGCCTTCAGAAGAAACACCATTAGGTGCTTTGAAATTGGCTGAAATCTTTACCGAAGCAGGTATTCCTGACGGCGTATTTAATGTTGTACAAGGCGCTGGTGATGTTGGCTCTTGGTTAACGCATCATCCTGATATTGCTAAAGTTTCATTTACTGGTGAAGTAGGTACGGGTAAAAAAGTCATGGCAGCAGCGGCAACCTCGCTGAAAGATGTCACGATGGAGCTTGGCGGCAAGTCACCTTTAATTATCTTTAATGATGCTGATGTCGATAATGCGGTATCTGCGGCTATGCTAGGTAACTTCTACACTCAAGGTGAAGTTTGCACTAATGGCACACGCGTATTTGTTGAAAAAGCAATTTATCCAATTTTCATCGAAAAATTAGTTCAACGCACACGTGACAATATTATTGCTGGCGATCCGATGAATCCTGACACTAATTTTGGTGCCTTAATTTCATCTAAGCATTTCGACTTAGTGATGAAGTATATCAATATTGGTATCAAAGAAGGCGCAACCTTGTTGCATGGCGGTAAAGCGTTACAACCTAGCGATGCGCCAAATGGTTATTTTGTTGCACCAACTATATTTGCTGACTGTACTGATGATATGACGATTTGTCAGGAAGAAATATTTGGCCCTGTCATGTCGGTATTAACCTTCGACAGTGAAGAAGAAGTTATTACGCGCGCCAATGCCACTGAGTTTGGCTTAGCCGCAGGTGTTTTCACACAAGATATTACCCGTGCTCATCGCGTTATTCATCAAATAGATGCGGGCATCTGTTGGATAAACAGCTACGGTTTATCGCCAGCACAAATGCCTGTTGGCGGTTATAAGCAGTCGGGTATCGGCCGAGAAAATGGTTTAGCTACACTTAATCATTACACGCAATTAAAAGCAGTATATGTTGGCTTACAACCACTAGACAGCCCATTTTAA
- a CDS encoding DUF883 domain-containing protein yields MANTTATSIKKSKSTHPVSDKVQDTLHESVDTIAEKAASTEDKLREAAQSGSENLAAKQKEMQDKWQQSAVKKYATENPVATAGIAFAAGVLLTSLLRRK; encoded by the coding sequence ATGGCTAACACAACGGCAACTAGTATTAAAAAATCAAAATCTACTCACCCAGTGTCTGACAAAGTTCAGGACACACTGCATGAATCAGTAGACACCATCGCCGAAAAAGCTGCATCCACAGAAGATAAACTGCGTGAGGCTGCACAATCTGGCTCTGAAAATTTAGCCGCCAAGCAAAAAGAAATGCAAGATAAATGGCAGCAGTCGGCAGTAAAAAAATATGCCACTGAAAACCCAGTAGCAACCGCCGGTATTGCCTTTGCAGCAGGCGTGCTGTTAACCAGCTTATTGCGCAGAAAGTAG
- a CDS encoding PilZ domain-containing protein, with translation MSVLASLASPTAPKVNLFKLHPGKSIDIEINHPVKVRLKLPLIGYELGKYIILKSPVTNKSTSYQDVLVEGNVVIARYILEGKHGECFAFRSTIKHITQYPESFLILNYPIKIESRQLRLQQRIVTHLPASVVVDANKEDLQAIRLNGIITDISTKGCGFLFKAYNSEVTVKKRDIFVSVQHPSTGEIKIPARICNSRNDQGNVSVGIQFFDGDKQVSNLLEHLFINESLL, from the coding sequence ATGTCAGTATTAGCCTCCCTAGCCTCACCGACGGCCCCTAAAGTAAATCTATTCAAATTACATCCTGGGAAAAGCATTGATATAGAAATTAACCATCCTGTTAAGGTACGTCTTAAGCTGCCCTTAATTGGTTATGAGCTAGGTAAGTACATTATTTTGAAGTCTCCGGTTACCAATAAAAGCACGTCGTACCAAGATGTTCTCGTTGAAGGTAATGTGGTTATTGCTCGGTATATTTTGGAAGGTAAACATGGTGAGTGCTTTGCTTTTCGCTCAACAATAAAGCATATCACTCAATATCCAGAAAGCTTTTTAATTTTAAATTACCCTATAAAGATAGAAAGCCGTCAACTACGTTTACAACAGCGTATTGTCACTCATTTACCGGCATCAGTTGTAGTTGATGCCAATAAAGAAGACCTCCAAGCAATTCGTCTCAATGGCATCATTACTGATATTTCTACCAAAGGCTGTGGCTTTTTATTTAAAGCTTACAATTCAGAAGTTACCGTTAAGAAGCGTGATATTTTTGTCAGTGTGCAGCACCCAAGTACAGGCGAGATTAAAATTCCGGCACGAATTTGTAACAGCAGAAATGATCAAGGTAATGTCAGTGTTGGTATACAATTTTTTGATGGTGATAAACAAGTGAGTAATTTACTTGAGCATTTATTTATTAATGAAAGTTTATTATAA
- the betA gene encoding choline dehydrogenase, with protein MNNENFDYIIVGAGSAGCVLANRLSEDGNSSVLLLETGGSDKSIFIQMPTALSIPMNTKKYAWQFETEPEPHLDGRRMHCPRGKVLGGSSSINGMVYVRGHAKDFDEWQQYGAKDWDYAHCLPYFKKAETWAFPGDEYRGKDGPLGVNNGNEMKNPLYQAFVDAGVEAGYLATDDYNGAGQEGFGPMHMTVKNGVRSSTSNAYLRPAMARSNLTVITHALVHKVLLAGKKAVGVRYERKGQMFDVKVNKEVVLSAGPIGSPHILQLSGIGNKTNLTEAGIEVHHDLPGVGENLQDHLEFYFQFKCKKPISLNGQLGLWNKFLIGARWILTKKGLGATNHFESCGFIRSKATVEWPDLQYHFLPAAMRYDGKEAFAGHGFQVHIGHNKPKSRGAIKALSSDPKAHPEICFNYLEHEDDREAFRACVRLTREIINQSALDDYRDEEIQPGIAVQTDEEIDTFVRQFVESAYHPSCSCKMGSDDMAVVDSETRVHGIKGLRVVDSSIFPTIPNGNLNAPTIMVAERAADLIRGKEMLPASNAEVRIAPEWQQKQRTSEAKRKIN; from the coding sequence ATGAATAACGAAAATTTTGATTATATTATTGTCGGTGCGGGCTCTGCAGGCTGTGTATTGGCTAATCGCCTTAGTGAAGACGGTAACAGCAGTGTTTTATTATTAGAAACCGGTGGCAGCGATAAAAGTATTTTTATCCAAATGCCAACTGCGCTTTCTATTCCAATGAATACCAAGAAGTACGCATGGCAGTTCGAAACTGAGCCTGAGCCACATTTAGATGGTCGTCGTATGCATTGCCCTCGAGGCAAGGTTTTAGGCGGTTCATCGTCTATCAACGGTATGGTTTATGTTCGTGGTCACGCAAAAGATTTTGACGAATGGCAGCAGTACGGTGCTAAAGACTGGGATTACGCTCACTGTTTACCGTATTTCAAAAAAGCGGAAACTTGGGCATTCCCGGGTGATGAATATCGCGGTAAAGACGGTCCATTAGGCGTTAATAACGGTAATGAGATGAAAAACCCACTGTATCAAGCCTTTGTTGATGCTGGTGTTGAAGCCGGATATTTAGCTACTGACGATTACAATGGTGCTGGCCAAGAAGGCTTTGGACCAATGCACATGACGGTTAAAAACGGCGTGCGCAGCTCAACATCAAATGCTTACTTACGCCCAGCAATGGCGCGTAGTAACTTAACCGTTATTACCCACGCCCTTGTGCACAAAGTATTACTGGCCGGTAAAAAAGCGGTTGGTGTGCGTTACGAACGTAAAGGTCAAATGTTCGATGTAAAGGTCAATAAAGAAGTTGTTTTGTCAGCTGGCCCAATTGGCTCGCCGCATATTTTACAACTGTCAGGAATTGGTAATAAAACCAATCTTACTGAAGCTGGTATTGAAGTACATCATGATTTACCCGGTGTAGGCGAGAATTTACAAGATCATCTTGAGTTTTATTTTCAGTTTAAATGTAAAAAACCCATTTCGTTAAATGGTCAATTAGGACTATGGAATAAATTTTTAATTGGTGCCCGTTGGATTTTAACCAAGAAAGGTTTAGGCGCAACTAATCATTTTGAATCTTGTGGTTTTATTCGTTCAAAAGCGACGGTTGAATGGCCTGATTTACAGTACCACTTTTTACCTGCAGCGATGCGTTACGACGGTAAAGAAGCTTTTGCGGGTCATGGTTTTCAAGTACATATTGGTCATAACAAACCGAAAAGTCGTGGTGCAATTAAAGCGCTATCAAGTGATCCTAAAGCGCATCCTGAAATTTGCTTTAACTATCTTGAACATGAAGACGATAGAGAGGCATTTCGTGCTTGTGTACGCTTAACGCGTGAAATTATTAATCAAAGTGCATTAGACGACTACCGTGACGAAGAAATTCAGCCGGGTATTGCAGTGCAAACCGATGAAGAAATTGACACTTTTGTACGCCAATTTGTTGAAAGTGCTTACCATCCATCATGCTCTTGTAAAATGGGCTCTGATGACATGGCGGTTGTTGACTCCGAGACAAGAGTACACGGTATTAAAGGTTTACGGGTTGTTGATTCATCAATATTTCCAACCATTCCAAACGGTAACCTCAATGCTCCAACGATTATGGTCGCAGAACGTGCCGCTGATCTTATTCGAGGCAAAGAAATGCTACCAGCGTCAAATGCTGAAGTACGTATTGCCCCAGAATGGCAACAAAAGCAACGTACAAGCGAAGCAAAAAGAAAAATTAATTAA
- a CDS encoding PEP-CTERM sorting domain-containing protein → MNIKMLKSAVAGLVLSVSGFANAGLIPFAITDIGHVAERLNYGAGAIDVNGPARITTDYANTLSDNWFQEVYMDGQSLSYSIEWKFSNNLSMKDRFTEAVTVGSSVQWLINSNGTESIINGTWWWSDSSKQNNFDWTTSGSSFSDDDGIWGAGLIVNGDSGSGIRSNNTTWGVGNYNSGDTSQRVWTNNVTTSGVTDLKNIMYIKTTEVPEPTTLAIFALGILGLASRRFKKQ, encoded by the coding sequence ATGAATATAAAAATGTTGAAATCGGCTGTTGCTGGTTTGGTTTTATCGGTTAGTGGTTTTGCTAATGCAGGTTTAATACCTTTTGCAATAACAGACATCGGACATGTTGCTGAAAGATTAAATTATGGCGCAGGTGCTATTGATGTGAATGGACCGGCTAGAATAACGACTGATTATGCCAATACTTTATCAGACAATTGGTTTCAAGAAGTTTATATGGATGGACAATCGCTGTCATATTCAATTGAATGGAAATTTAGTAATAATCTTAGTATGAAAGATAGATTCACTGAGGCTGTTACTGTAGGTTCATCAGTTCAATGGCTGATTAACTCTAATGGCACTGAATCCATAATTAATGGTACTTGGTGGTGGAGTGATAGTAGTAAACAAAATAATTTTGATTGGACAACATCAGGCAGTTCATTTAGTGATGATGATGGTATTTGGGGTGCAGGACTTATAGTCAATGGTGACTCTGGTAGTGGTATTCGAAGCAATAATACAACTTGGGGTGTAGGCAACTATAATTCTGGCGATACATCACAAAGAGTTTGGACCAATAATGTAACTACTAGTGGTGTTACAGATTTAAAAAATATTATGTATATAAAAACAACCGAAGTACCAGAGCCTACAACACTTGCTATATTCGCATTAGGTATTCTGGGCTTAGCATCTCGTAGATTCAAAAAGCAGTAA
- a CDS encoding TorF family putative porin — MNKTMIAIAASCLLAVCTQSTAAVTSTVNLASDYTFNGVSQTSNDPALQVSLDYAADSGFYAGTWASNVDFGGGDDTSTEWDAYLGQYFQLNEEIGLDAGIAYYTYHGDSASDTYNYPEAYTKFSYSSDLGATELNFWYSWDYFGLDVDHYIAMVAHTFEVAEGHSVRVSFDRSMSEDENKWYWGEEGNDAYNHYRVEYMTSWKGFDFDLALEDTNMDIRTADTRVVLSVSRTFSL, encoded by the coding sequence ATGAATAAAACTATGATCGCAATCGCAGCAAGCTGTTTATTAGCTGTATGCACACAATCAACTGCAGCGGTAACATCGACAGTAAATCTAGCTTCTGATTATACCTTTAATGGTGTTAGCCAAACGAGCAACGATCCAGCACTACAAGTAAGTCTTGATTATGCTGCCGATAGTGGTTTTTATGCTGGTACTTGGGCGTCAAACGTAGATTTTGGTGGCGGTGACGACACAAGCACTGAATGGGATGCTTACCTTGGTCAATATTTTCAATTAAATGAAGAAATTGGTTTAGATGCTGGTATCGCTTATTACACTTACCATGGTGACTCTGCGTCAGATACTTACAACTATCCTGAAGCTTACACTAAGTTCAGCTATAGCTCTGATTTGGGTGCAACTGAATTAAACTTTTGGTACAGCTGGGACTATTTCGGATTAGACGTTGATCACTATATCGCCATGGTTGCTCATACCTTCGAAGTAGCTGAAGGCCATAGCGTTAGAGTTAGTTTTGACCGTTCTATGTCAGAAGATGAAAACAAATGGTATTGGGGTGAAGAAGGTAACGATGCTTACAACCATTATCGCGTTGAGTATATGACAAGTTGGAAAGGCTTTGATTTCGATCTTGCCCTTGAAGACACTAATATGGATATCCGCACTGCAGATACTCGTGTTGTTTTATCAGTATCACGTACATTCAGCTTATAA
- a CDS encoding PBPRA1643 family SWIM/SEC-C metal-binding motif protein, with the protein MHDLYYKGRIHTRVNHVKTGYNTKRAVKLGTEKHPLTLIVQSDERKLAVAALVADNELFADISVDSAVEEDINELSAILNKPVTTTFDKTPSRNDPCSCGSGKKYKKCCG; encoded by the coding sequence ATGCACGATCTGTATTACAAAGGCCGTATCCACACCAGAGTAAACCATGTAAAAACAGGTTATAACACTAAGCGCGCCGTTAAGCTTGGCACTGAAAAGCATCCTTTAACTTTAATAGTACAAAGCGATGAAAGAAAATTAGCCGTAGCAGCATTGGTTGCCGACAACGAACTATTTGCTGATATCAGTGTAGATAGCGCAGTCGAAGAAGACATCAACGAGCTTAGCGCTATTTTGAACAAGCCGGTAACGACTACGTTTGATAAAACGCCAAGCCGTAATGATCCTTGTTCATGTGGTAGTGGCAAAAAATACAAGAAGTGTTGTGGCTAA